In Glycine soja cultivar W05 chromosome 10, ASM419377v2, whole genome shotgun sequence, the genomic stretch GTAAGGAAAATCTAATATTATTTGCATGCTCAATCGTAATTCAGATGGAATTTTCTCGATCAAAATGGTGgaaaactgtaaaaaaaaaaaatgtacatgtTGGGTTTTTCAATCCCAGGGGCAAACATATAATAACATAGTTATGTCATTTATACGTGTGTTTGcgtgaaaaagaagaagagagaagcaTGACTATGACTAGCTAGTTTAATATGGAAAATGATGAGTATGCGGTTTCGAGGATAGGAGgtggaaagagaaaaataaaaataaaaagataggtataaaaaagaaaatatatgacAATTAAGTAAtgtgtgataaaaaaaagaatgataaaacaaatgaaatgaaaaagataTAAAGTACtactatataaataaatataccgtcatattaattttaaataatttgtacagtacctttttaaaaaataaaataattgataaagtaCTAGATTCACTCAACACTTATAAcacgagtttttttttttttttacaaacacacGCACATTTAATTAGATGCTCCAAAAATCtttatagatttttatttttattttttaatataaatataagtgaGAATATAACAAATTCAGTTATGAATAATAACATTTGTtcaactttttgaaaaattaagaatattctTATGGAACAAATTTTGTCTGATTAACTTTACTTTGCTTAACTTACAAGCATCAGATTTTATTAATTCAactgctaatttttttttttacgaagtAGGCCTAATCTGTATAAAAAAAGGTTGATTAAGTGGACCAAATCtataaattttcataatttaaaaattgcttTTTTACTTAATCAATCAATTTGTTTCAATGGATAATATACTTTTAACAAATAACTATGTGAAATTACATATGTATGAAATTtcagtttatttaaaatttgacataTATATGTACCATCATCGAGATGATATCATATAATTTAACAGTTAGATtagtcaaatttataatttagaaaaaattattgagtatttataatttattaattttaagtatGTGGTTACAGCTTGTTGCGTTGAcatttttatcaatattaatgttttctttttcctttcttatttttttataaatatgtaatatagtataatatttttcatttacttatattcaaataatttactATACATTAAGAATAAAATGATGCAATCAagtattaactaatttttaaataaaacgagaagtggtatttaaaatttaataaagtgtTATGTTAactgattaatttatttttaaattattaatctaaGGGttagatttataaaatataattttcataaaaagttACAAGATGATGTTAATTACGGAGTGAGTctcctctcttcttttctcacATTTTAGTATAAGGTCCAATTTAATTCTTGATTAGCATTCATTGCCATATATCTATAGCTTATTAATATCTATAGTTccactgatttggtaattgttatatataattaaatatgtaacaTGTTATTATGATTTATGCGTAACTGTGAtggactttatatatatatatatatatatatatatatatatatatatatatatatatatatatatagagagagagagagagagagagagagagagagaggttgcACGaggttttaagttttaaactGATCGTTAtcgttattatatatataaaaaaattctgattTATAAGTTATGATAAGAGTTGAAATTTCACTTGGACTATTTCTGTGATCATAGTCACTATGTATTAAAAACATGCACCTCATGAGTAACccctaaaaaattatatgtaactGCAAGCTTGGAAGCATGCATTTAGACCCGTGTGTTTAATTCATGTATGCAATTATCTACAATGAAATTGGCATGCACagatacaaatttaattaactaaaatcatatatattaattgttcTTGCACGAATATATATTCTCAAGAAAATAGAAGCcgaaatcataaaattaactaCAGAAAATGGCTTctcacaaataaaatataaagcaattATAAGAATGAAGCAACATTTCTAGAATTACTTAATATGTTGCTAGCTATGCAAAGTGGAAACTAGCTAGGATTGTTAGAATAATCATTTGGGaatcaaacacaaacaaaacataaagaAGTTGTCCTCGTAGAAATGGTACGATGTTAACAGCATTCACCTACCACTTAATAAACAAATCAATGATGACACAACAAAGCTAATGCTTTAATCGTATAGTCCttattttacaatatattttAAGGGAGCCTCCTGTGTCAATCACTATGTACACTGCCTAAAGTCTAAATTTAAcgaaataatatatatcaaaacatgATTAGAGGAAGGAATAGATCCTCTATGTCTCAAAGTGATACATAGCGTCTTACATACCCCACTAGAATcacataaaagggaaaatataaAGTTTCTCTAATAATCTCTCTAGCATCTATCCTGTGTCCTATTGGGCATAATTCACCTAGCCATGGCCAAATTGAGGTACAATAGGTGCCTCTTCATGATCAGAGGGAttgtcaaaaattatttttaatgccAAAATAATCAGAAAACCCCAAAGGAGGAACTAGAGATGACCCAAACTATAATTTTATTAGACAGACAGGTTTGTCCGCTCGATGAATAgattatgaatatatatatattaaggatCTGTCGATGTACTTTCTCTCTAACTCACTTTTTTTCCCTCCAAGAGTTGCTGACCTCCTTTATATATTCTCTTACCGACAAGTTAATTTGCCTAATTAAGCTAGGTATTTGATTCCaggtaatagtttttttttattcataaaaatcaatagataaaaataaataaaattttaacaatcgCTCAATGttcaactaattaaattaaacttttcaGTTAGCTTTCCTCTTTAGTTACTTCTAACTAaggttaaaatttaattaaacacaCCCAATTGTTACTAATTCAACACTATGCATGCACATTTGCAGGAGGGTACATACTTACCAATTTGGGTGCCATAACCTAACTAAAACGGAAACAAGCGAATTGATGACATATTATGATCaagaaagattattttttttggttaattgaAAGTCTTCGTAAACTGGTGAGATTAAATAGGATCATGTGCATAGGTCACAAATAATAATAGAGCTTAGTCATGGAGGAATTAATTACATTGTCTGCcattaatttcctttttttcgaCATTTCCCTTCAGTTGAAATGACAGCACTACTgcatctctctctctatatatatatatatatatatatatatatatatatatatatatatatatataataaacaaatatatatcatCAATCAAATTGACCAAGGTAACGGTCAGCAGTTAGCTATGGTCTCGATGGGgaaaaatcccaaaaaaaaCTTGTCACTTGTCAGTGATCTGAAGCACACAGCTGATATGATCAAAGCCTCAAGGGATACATGATTCTTCTCCACACAAAACAAGGAGGCAGTAAAGCAGTAAAAAGTGTCAAACTTGGAGGAAAAAAAACAGGGAactgagaaaaagaaagaaaaaatgaaaaatgctaATTAAATTTGTGTACACGAAACCATTAATGAGCACCAAAATGAGACACATATAGAAGACGAAAATAATGTGGTGGTCATGAAGATGTACGGAAGTGACTCACCACTACCTATTCTCTATAGCTTCAAACAATTAACCACTTGGAGCATTGAATTTCTAGAGTGGCCGACGAGTAGTACACATAATTGAACCATTATTCAAAGTAATAATTTACGAAGAAAACCAAAAAGGTGAGACAAGAGATCGAGAATGATATATGAAGAAAGAGATGTATATATAATCTGCAAGTCTAATTAAGCTTGAGATATAAGATGATATATAGAATATAGAAGTACATACATTGATACATACATAAAGAAAACTATGAATAATGCGTTGCTTTTGGTTCCTCACAGTAAGGATGATGGCTTCCTTGGTTGTATATTCATTCATTCACTTCCACTACCTCTTTTTAGGTACCCCCACCAACAGTCTTACTCTCAGTACCACACTGTGTTCTTTAAAAGCAGGTTcatgatatattatatatccCACAACAACATCGATCTTTAACCTTTTCTTGTTGCTGCCAGAGAAAACAGGATAAAAACTACAAGCACCAGTAGTCTTACATGGACTACTACTACTTAGAAAATCTTTCAgcataaaaatcatgaaaagttgaaaaccctaatttaaatttaaaatatactactTAAAGTAGAGATCATAAATAGTGACCGGAAAAGCGTTGAGAAGAGTGGGAATTTTCCAAGGAATGATGACAATAGCTGAATGGCGCGGCCATTGAGAATTGAATCTCATTGAGTTGCACCTGGGGGagggaggtggtggtggtggtggtggtgaagaGGTAGAGGCAATGATTGTTGTAGTTGttgttgtggtggtggtggtggtggtggacgCTTTCGTTTCTTCTTCTCATAACTGATTCCTCTAGCTTTGGACTGAAGTTCACGAACCTCACGAAGGTAGAGCCTCACAGCTCTTGCTCCAAAAGGGTTGGTTTCAGGTTTCCCTCCGTTTTCTTCAAAAGCTGCCCTAAGACGACCTATGAGTGCATCAAGGCTACCCCAGGCTTGTCTTAGAGGACATGGACATGGTGCTGGAGGGTTAGGGTGCCCATAAAAGGGACAGATCGGAGTGTGCACTTTGGTCTTGCCAAATTGGTCCAAGTACCTACACATCACATTAAAAAttcaacaagaagaaaaaaaagagagatcaAGAAAAAGGTGCATGACATGCTATGTTCTTTTCTTATAAACCCAGCAGTTAAGGAGTTAACAGATATTTTTATCAGATCTTTTTTCATACATACGAATTTTAGAATCAAATTCCTGATTACATATTTAAGAGACAAGATTATGTATTTTTCATAAAGACGAGaatgataattaaatttcagaCTACATGTTCAATAAATAAGATTATCTGTTAACTGTGTCATGATGCGAGAGGTTTGTATGGGATGATATGTGTAAGATGTGTATGTGGATATGTACCTGAGAAATTCAAGGACGTGTGCACCGCTGCACctggagagggagagagggggtcGGTGATTCTTGAGGTACTGGCCAAAGGTGTTCCAGTCACGGCGCTTTTGGTTCTCGTAGCGGCTGCTGGTGGTGGAGGAAGCAGAAGGGGAATTGGAGCTACCAACTAAGCTGTTGCTGGTGGTTGTtgcggtggtggtggtgatgtcAGTGTTACACGACTCCATAAATTCTTGAATTGAATCCATGGAGACAAGCTAGCAAAGAAAGTACTTGAAACCCTTTGGCTTTACAGATccaaagttgtttttgtctcaGGGTTCTTGTTCTAGGGTTCCTAAGACAGTGAccagagtgagtgagtgagagtGAGGGATGAATGAATGGATGGATGGAGATTTGTAGGGATAAAAGATTACTATACTTATAATTTGGGAAACAGTGGAGGAGCAAACGCtgttctctaaaaaaatatattctttttaatgtGTTTGTTGCATTTTAGAGGTTTGTGTTAAGGAATACAACTACCttggaagaaaatgaaaaggaaagaaagagggaAGGAAACAAACTCTGAATCATGATTGATATtacatatttctaatttttcttttggagagagagagagagtgtgtgaaTCTCCAAGTGGTGAAGCACaggaagatttttctttttttttttttttatgtttgaggaGGATGTGATAAGATTGATGGGAGTGTGAATGGACTGTTCCTCTTTACTATTTGCAGTTGCAGTTTTCATATATTGAGTAATACTAAGGCTACCCGGGGcaatattgttgtgtttttaGCTAGTTTTTGAATTCAGAGATTGCCAagattttggtttttgtttttccttaaaAGGGTGGTGCAAATTCAGACTTTCATCACTTTTATATTAATGCTTGCATTAATATTCTTCTTTGTGTTGGAAGTAGATATAGATATACAGAAAACAAAGGGATATAAGGGTGCTAgggcttttgaaaaaaataggaGAGTTGTACAATAGGTTGTGAAAGATGGATGATAGAGACAGAAAAAAGTTTGAAGGGTAAAAAATGAGGTAATGACATGATTCTGTTTCTCGACACTATACGTTTAACTTTGAATGACAGTTCCTTTGCTAATTGACCAGAATGCCCCTATTAATTTCCTCCTTTTCCATTGTTGCTAAAGAACAGAAAACTTTAATTTCTTACGCTGTTGTGTCTCTCTCTTTCTTACTCAGTATAAGGTAATGAAATTATCGCGTACGTGCAagaattttccttaaaaaaaacagtCAACAATTCTTCTGTATTTAAATTTTCAGTTGCACACTAGTGTATCGTGACCGAAATTTAGACCATACTTTTTCCCAAAGGAAATTTCGATTATagtataaaaatgataaattatgtgaaaacaaaacttttgCTTGCCtgtaaatacaattaaaatataccaTGTGTACAATTTGATATATTGGATGCTGCATATACGATGTAACTTATCTTTATATCACCATTGAGTGATATAGGATCAATTGTAAGAAGTGTTTTTGTTTAATCAAAAGTCTTGATTTTGAATCTTAAAGCAATTGTATTAATATTAGAAAGAATAATTTTCCTGtacatttttaatgtaattaaataattgtaaaatCATATTGGAATTTTTtggacaaaaataatattttcttagatCTTGATTATAAGtggaaaaa encodes the following:
- the LOC114370533 gene encoding protein LIGHT-DEPENDENT SHORT HYPOCOTYLS 4-like; its protein translation is MDSIQEFMESCNTDITTTTATTTSNSLVGSSNSPSASSTTSSRYENQKRRDWNTFGQYLKNHRPPLSLSRCSGAHVLEFLRYLDQFGKTKVHTPICPFYGHPNPPAPCPCPLRQAWGSLDALIGRLRAAFEENGGKPETNPFGARAVRLYLREVRELQSKARGISYEKKKRKRPPPPPPPQQQLQQSLPLPLHHHHHHHLPPPGATQ